In uncultured Bacteroides sp., one genomic interval encodes:
- the purU gene encoding formyltetrahydrofolate deformylase, giving the protein MQANKNTAKLLLHCPDKPGIISAVTDFITINKGNIVYLDQYVDHIENIFFMRIEWELSDFLIPREKIEDYFDTLYAQKYEMSFRLYFSDVKPRMAIFVSKMSHCLFDMLARYANGEWNVEIPLIISNHPNLQHVADKFGIPFYLFPITKETKAEQEAKEMELLAKHKVNFIVLARYMQVISENMINSYPNRIINIHHSFLPAFVGAKPYHAAFERGVKIIGATSHYVTTELDAGPILEQDVVRITHKDTVEDLVNKGKDLEKIVLSRAVQKHIERKVLAYKNKTVIFS; this is encoded by the coding sequence ATGCAAGCAAACAAAAATACCGCAAAGTTGTTACTTCACTGTCCCGATAAACCGGGGATTATATCCGCGGTAACAGATTTTATTACGATTAATAAAGGAAATATTGTTTATCTTGATCAGTACGTTGATCATATTGAAAACATTTTCTTTATGAGAATTGAGTGGGAACTAAGCGACTTTCTTATCCCAAGAGAAAAAATAGAAGATTACTTCGATACTTTGTATGCTCAGAAGTATGAAATGAGCTTCCGTCTATATTTCTCGGATGTTAAACCACGCATGGCGATATTTGTTTCTAAAATGTCTCACTGCTTGTTTGACATGCTTGCACGTTATGCTAACGGTGAATGGAATGTAGAAATTCCTCTTATCATAAGTAATCACCCTAACTTGCAACATGTAGCAGATAAATTTGGTATTCCGTTCTACCTTTTCCCTATTACTAAGGAAACAAAAGCTGAACAGGAAGCTAAAGAAATGGAGCTTCTGGCTAAACATAAAGTGAACTTTATTGTTTTAGCGAGATATATGCAGGTAATATCTGAAAACATGATCAATTCTTATCCTAACAGAATTATCAATATACACCACTCTTTCCTTCCGGCATTCGTTGGCGCTAAGCCTTATCACGCTGCTTTTGAAAGAGGTGTGAAAATTATTGGTGCTACCAGCCATTATGTTACTACTGAACTTGACGCCGGTCCTATTCTTGAACAGGATGTGGTTCGTATCACTCACAAGGATACAGTTGAAGATTTGGTTAATAAAGGAAAGGATCTTGAAAAGATTGTTCTTTCACGTGCAGTACAAAAACATATTGAACGTAAAGTTCTGGCTTATAAGAATAAAACTGTAATCTTTAGTTAA
- the hisH gene encoding imidazole glycerol phosphate synthase subunit HisH, whose amino-acid sequence MNIAIVKYNAGNIYSVDHALRRLGINAVVTADKEILAKADKVIFPGVGEAATTMQHLKANGLDKLIVDLKQPVLGICLGMQLMCNHSEEGNADCLNIFPTEVKLFHPEKHEDKVPHMGWNTICDVKGDLYKGFTKEEFVYFVHSFYVPVNEFTIATTDYILPFSASLQKDNFYATQFHPEKSGKVGERILENFINLPL is encoded by the coding sequence ATGAATATAGCTATTGTAAAATATAATGCAGGAAATATCTATTCGGTAGATCATGCTTTACGCCGTTTGGGCATAAATGCAGTAGTAACTGCCGATAAAGAGATTCTGGCAAAAGCTGATAAAGTAATTTTTCCGGGAGTTGGTGAAGCTGCAACAACTATGCAACATTTAAAAGCCAACGGTCTGGATAAACTGATTGTTGATTTAAAGCAACCGGTTTTAGGTATTTGTCTGGGTATGCAGCTTATGTGCAACCATTCAGAAGAGGGTAACGCAGATTGCCTGAACATCTTCCCTACTGAAGTAAAACTTTTCCATCCTGAAAAGCATGAAGATAAAGTTCCGCACATGGGATGGAATACTATCTGTGATGTTAAGGGCGATCTTTATAAAGGATTTACCAAAGAGGAATTTGTTTACTTTGTGCATAGCTTTTATGTTCCTGTCAACGAATTTACTATAGCTACAACAGATTACATACTTCCGTTTAGCGCGTCATTACAAAAAGATAACTTTTATGCTACTCAGTTCCACCCGGAAAAAAGTGGAAAAGTAGGAGAACGCATATTAGAAAACTTCATCAACTTACCATTATAA
- the hisA gene encoding 1-(5-phosphoribosyl)-5-[(5-phosphoribosylamino)methylideneamino]imidazole-4-carboxamide isomerase, translating into MIEIIPAIDIIEGKCVRLSKGDYDSKKVYNENPVEVAKEFEANGIRRLHVVDLDGAKSHHIVNYRILEKIASQTSLIIDFGGGIKSDEDLDIAFSSGAQMITGGSIAVKEPELFSEWISKYGSDKIILGADVKDKKIAVGGWKEGTDVELMPFLDQYIKKGIKKVICTDIECDGMLQGPSTDLYKEILKEFPSLYLIASGGVSCIDDIIKLEEAKVPAVIFGKALYEGKIQLKDLKIFI; encoded by the coding sequence ATGATTGAAATCATTCCTGCTATTGATATTATTGAAGGAAAATGCGTCCGCCTTTCCAAAGGTGATTACGATAGCAAAAAAGTATATAATGAGAACCCTGTTGAGGTTGCAAAGGAATTTGAAGCAAACGGTATTCGCCGACTTCATGTTGTTGACCTTGACGGAGCAAAATCTCATCATATTGTCAATTATCGTATTCTGGAAAAAATTGCATCCCAAACATCTTTAATAATAGACTTTGGTGGTGGCATTAAAAGTGATGAAGACCTGGATATTGCTTTCAGCAGCGGAGCTCAAATGATTACCGGTGGAAGCATTGCCGTAAAAGAGCCTGAACTGTTTTCTGAATGGATCAGTAAATATGGAAGTGACAAAATTATACTTGGAGCAGACGTCAAAGATAAAAAAATTGCAGTAGGCGGATGGAAAGAAGGTACAGATGTTGAGCTTATGCCTTTCCTTGATCAATATATTAAAAAAGGGATTAAAAAGGTAATTTGTACGGATATAGAGTGTGATGGAATGTTACAAGGACCATCTACTGATCTCTATAAGGAAATACTAAAAGAATTTCCTTCACTCTACTTAATTGCAAGCGGAGGAGTTAGCTGTATTGATGATATTATAAAACTTGAAGAAGCAAAAGTTCCCGCTGTAATTTTTGGGAAAGCGCTTTATGAAGGTAAAATTCAACTTAAGGACTTAAAGATATTTATATAG
- the hisF gene encoding imidazole glycerol phosphate synthase subunit HisF, protein MLAKRIIPCLDIKNGTTVKGTNFVNLREAGDPVELGRAYSEQGADELVFLDITASHEGRKTFTDLVKRVAANISIPFTVGGGINEIQDVDRLLNAGADKVSINSSAIRNPQLINDIAKNFGSQVCVVAIDAKQQNDIWKCYLNGGRIETDNELISWAKEAADRGAGEILFTSMNHDGVKNGYANETLALLSESLPIPIIASGGAGSIEHFKDTFTLGKADAALAASVFHFGEIKISELKDYLCAQGITVRR, encoded by the coding sequence ATGTTAGCGAAAAGAATTATACCTTGTCTGGATATCAAGAACGGAACAACCGTAAAAGGTACAAATTTCGTCAATCTGCGCGAAGCCGGAGATCCGGTAGAGCTAGGACGGGCTTATAGCGAACAAGGTGCAGATGAACTGGTTTTTCTGGACATTACTGCTAGCCATGAAGGACGGAAAACTTTTACTGATCTTGTAAAACGGGTTGCCGCAAACATTAGCATTCCATTTACTGTTGGTGGAGGTATTAATGAAATACAGGATGTAGACAGATTGCTTAATGCAGGTGCCGACAAAGTATCAATAAACTCTTCTGCAATCCGAAACCCGCAATTAATAAACGATATCGCTAAAAATTTCGGTTCACAGGTATGCGTTGTTGCTATTGACGCTAAACAACAAAATGATATCTGGAAATGTTACTTGAACGGAGGAAGAATAGAAACGGATAATGAACTAATTTCGTGGGCTAAAGAAGCTGCTGATCGTGGAGCTGGAGAAATACTTTTTACCAGCATGAATCATGATGGAGTAAAAAATGGATATGCAAACGAAACACTGGCTCTTTTATCTGAATCTTTGCCTATTCCGATCATCGCTTCCGGAGGAGCTGGTTCAATAGAACATTTTAAAGATACTTTTACCTTGGGAAAAGCTGATGCTGCTTTGGCCGCCAGTGTATTTCATTTCGGAGAAATTAAAATTTCCGAATTAAAAGATTATCTTTGTGCACAAGGAATAACTGTCAGACGATAA
- the hisIE gene encoding bifunctional phosphoribosyl-AMP cyclohydrolase/phosphoribosyl-ATP diphosphatase HisIE, protein MDLDFNKMDGLIPAIIQDNFTSKVLMLGFMNKEAYEKTVATGKVTFFSRTKNRLWTKGEESGNFLNVVSIKEDCDKDTLLIKVKPVGPVCHTGADTCWNEENTEDIMFLKYLQDFIYKRHEDMPEKSYTTSLFNSGVNRMAQKVGEEAVETVIEATNGTDEGLIYEASDLIYHLIVLLTSKGYRIEDLARELKKRHKE, encoded by the coding sequence ATGGATTTAGATTTTAATAAAATGGATGGATTAATTCCGGCAATTATACAAGATAATTTCACTTCTAAAGTACTGATGCTCGGTTTTATGAATAAGGAAGCTTATGAAAAAACTGTTGCAACAGGAAAAGTAACCTTCTTTAGTCGCACAAAGAACAGACTTTGGACAAAAGGAGAAGAAAGTGGAAATTTTCTGAATGTTGTTTCCATTAAAGAAGATTGTGATAAAGACACCTTACTGATTAAGGTAAAGCCAGTAGGCCCGGTTTGCCATACAGGTGCTGATACTTGCTGGAACGAAGAAAATACAGAAGATATCATGTTTCTTAAGTATTTGCAAGACTTTATCTATAAACGCCATGAAGATATGCCTGAAAAATCATATACTACATCTTTATTCAACTCTGGCGTGAACCGCATGGCTCAGAAAGTAGGTGAAGAAGCTGTAGAGACTGTAATTGAAGCAACAAACGGCACTGACGAAGGCTTAATATATGAAGCTTCAGATTTGATTTATCACCTGATTGTTCTTCTTACTTCAAAAGGTTATCGCATTGAAGATTTAGCTCGTGAGCTTAAGAAAAGACATAAAGAATAA
- a CDS encoding ATP-binding cassette domain-containing protein codes for MSELLINYQNVEIAQQDTCLLKDVNMQLNAGDFLYIIGKVGTGKTSLLKTIYGELGIASGEAEVLGNNLRTIKRKHIPQLRKKLGIIFQDFQLLTDRTVYSNLEFVLRATGWKNKQEIKERIQEVLEQVGMTSKGDKLPNELSGGEQQRIVIARAILNSPSVILADEPTGNLDAETGRRIVELLHSISHKGSSVIMTTHNIQLIKDFPGLVLKCDNHQLQDATHDFHKKENVQDFNEPILETTYSQAEFISEEETDKE; via the coding sequence ATGAGCGAATTACTCATTAACTATCAGAATGTAGAAATTGCACAGCAAGATACATGCTTACTTAAAGATGTAAACATGCAGTTGAATGCTGGCGATTTTTTATACATAATAGGAAAAGTAGGCACTGGAAAAACGAGCTTACTAAAAACTATTTATGGAGAACTGGGTATCGCTTCCGGAGAAGCAGAAGTTTTAGGGAATAACCTACGAACAATTAAGCGTAAGCATATTCCTCAACTTAGAAAGAAGTTAGGCATCATTTTTCAGGATTTTCAATTGCTTACAGATCGCACAGTATATAGTAATCTGGAATTCGTATTGCGTGCTACCGGCTGGAAAAACAAGCAGGAGATTAAAGAACGCATACAAGAAGTTTTAGAGCAGGTAGGAATGACATCCAAAGGTGATAAGTTACCTAACGAGCTTTCTGGCGGAGAACAACAGCGTATTGTTATTGCCAGAGCAATATTGAACTCTCCTTCTGTTATCCTGGCGGATGAGCCAACTGGAAATCTGGATGCAGAAACAGGAAGAAGAATCGTGGAGTTACTTCATAGCATCAGCCACAAAGGGTCGTCTGTGATTATGACTACGCATAATATTCAACTAATCAAAGATTTCCCCGGACTGGTTCTGAAATGTGATAATCATCAATTACAAGATGCCACTCACGATTTTCATAAAAAAGAGAACGTTCAGGATTTTAATGAACCTATATTAGAAACGACTTATTCACAAGCCGAATTTATAAGTGAAGAAGAGACGGATAAAGAATAA
- a CDS encoding aspartate kinase yields the protein MKVLKFGGTSVGSAERMKEVAKLITDGEKKIVVLSAMSGTTNTLVEISDYLYKKNPDGANEIINNLERKYKQHVDELYSTAEYKQKGLEIIKSHFDYIRSYTKDLFTLFEEKVVLAQGELISTAMVNNYLCECGVKSVLLPALEYMRTDKNAEPDPLYIKEKLQIQLELYPDADIYITQGFICRNAYGEIDNLQRGGSDYTASLIGAAIDASEIQIWTDIDGLHNNDPRVVDKTAPVRQLHFEEAAELAYFGAKILHPTCVQPAKYANIPVRLLNTMEPSAPGTLISNETEKNKIKAVAAKDNITAIKVKSSRMLLAHGFLRKVFEIFESYQTSIDMVCTSEVGVSVSIDNTKHLPEILDDLKKYGTVTVDKDMCIVCVVGDLEWENVGFEATALDAMSNIPVRMISFGGSNHNISFLIRESDKKEALQSLSNVLFNNK from the coding sequence ATGAAAGTTTTAAAGTTTGGAGGTACTTCCGTTGGTTCTGCCGAGCGGATGAAAGAGGTAGCCAAATTAATAACCGATGGTGAGAAGAAAATAGTAGTGCTTTCAGCAATGTCTGGCACAACAAATACTTTAGTTGAAATCTCGGATTACTTATATAAAAAGAATCCGGATGGCGCAAACGAGATCATCAACAATCTGGAAAGAAAGTATAAACAACACGTTGATGAACTTTATTCTACTGCTGAATATAAACAGAAAGGATTGGAAATTATTAAATCCCATTTTGATTATATCCGTTCTTACACCAAAGATCTGTTTACACTTTTTGAAGAAAAAGTTGTTCTTGCTCAAGGTGAATTAATATCCACTGCTATGGTTAATAATTACCTATGTGAATGTGGAGTAAAATCTGTATTACTTCCAGCATTGGAATATATGCGTACAGACAAGAATGCAGAGCCAGATCCTTTATACATTAAAGAAAAACTTCAGATTCAGTTAGAGCTTTATCCTGATGCAGATATTTATATCACACAAGGTTTCATCTGTAGAAATGCATACGGTGAAATTGATAACTTGCAACGTGGAGGTAGTGATTATACCGCTTCATTAATCGGGGCAGCTATTGATGCTTCTGAAATTCAAATCTGGACTGATATTGATGGTCTTCACAATAACGATCCTCGTGTAGTTGATAAAACTGCACCTGTTCGTCAACTTCACTTTGAAGAAGCTGCCGAACTTGCTTATTTCGGTGCAAAGATTCTTCACCCAACTTGTGTGCAACCTGCTAAATATGCAAACATTCCGGTTCGTTTGCTGAATACTATGGAACCATCAGCTCCTGGTACATTGATTTCTAACGAAACCGAAAAGAATAAAATCAAAGCTGTTGCAGCAAAAGATAATATAACAGCAATCAAAGTAAAATCAAGCCGTATGTTGCTTGCACACGGATTCCTTCGCAAGGTATTCGAGATATTTGAAAGCTACCAGACTTCTATTGATATGGTTTGTACATCGGAAGTTGGCGTTTCAGTATCGATAGACAATACAAAACACTTGCCGGAAATTCTTGATGATTTGAAGAAATATGGTACAGTTACAGTAGACAAAGATATGTGTATTGTATGTGTTGTTGGTGACCTGGAATGGGAAAATGTTGGATTTGAAGCTACTGCACTTGATGCAATGAGTAACATACCGGTTAGAATGATTTCATTTGGTGGTAGTAATCACAATATATCATTTCTTATTCGCGAATCTGATAAAAAAGAAGCATTACAATCATTAAGTAATGTACTTTTCAATAATAAATAA
- the lysA gene encoding diaminopimelate decarboxylase translates to MKGTFPIDKFREIETPFYFYDTKVLRDTLNCVNNEAKKYGNYIVHYAVKANANPKVLSIIRENYLGADCVSGGEIRAAIKAGFPASKIVFAGVGKADWEINLGLDYGIFCFNVESIPELEVINELAGAKGKIASIALRINPNVGAHTHANITTGLKENKFGINLEDLDNVLDAVNALPNVKLLGLHFHIGSQILDMGDFVGLCNRVNEIQEHMYQRRIIVEHINVGGGLGIDYQHPNRQSIPDFAAYFATFHKHLKLRPSQTLHFELGRSVVGQCGSLISKVLYVKQGANKQFAILDGGMTDLIRPALYQAYHKIENITSEEPTEKYDVVGPICESSDVFGKALDINKVKRGDLFALRSAGAYGEIMASGYNCRALPQGYTSDELI, encoded by the coding sequence ATGAAAGGGACCTTCCCAATAGATAAATTTCGTGAGATAGAAACTCCTTTCTATTTCTACGATACAAAGGTATTAAGGGACACACTTAATTGTGTAAATAACGAGGCAAAGAAGTATGGCAATTATATTGTACACTATGCCGTAAAAGCAAATGCTAATCCGAAAGTACTCTCAATTATTCGGGAGAACTATTTAGGCGCAGATTGCGTTAGCGGTGGCGAGATTCGTGCTGCAATTAAAGCTGGATTTCCTGCTTCTAAAATTGTTTTTGCAGGTGTTGGTAAAGCCGACTGGGAAATTAATCTAGGATTAGATTATGGAATATTCTGTTTTAACGTAGAATCTATACCAGAGCTTGAAGTTATCAACGAACTTGCTGGTGCTAAAGGTAAAATCGCTTCAATAGCTTTGCGTATTAATCCAAATGTAGGAGCACATACGCATGCTAATATTACTACCGGACTAAAGGAGAATAAGTTTGGTATTAATCTTGAAGATCTGGATAATGTTTTAGATGCTGTCAATGCACTTCCTAATGTTAAGTTGTTAGGATTACATTTCCATATTGGTTCACAGATCCTTGATATGGGCGACTTTGTGGGACTTTGTAATCGTGTAAACGAAATACAGGAACACATGTATCAACGCCGTATTATTGTTGAACATATAAATGTTGGCGGTGGACTGGGTATTGATTACCAACATCCAAACAGACAATCTATTCCTGATTTTGCTGCATATTTTGCAACATTCCATAAACACTTGAAATTACGCCCTTCACAAACATTGCATTTTGAATTAGGACGTTCAGTTGTTGGACAATGTGGAAGTTTAATAAGCAAAGTGTTATATGTAAAACAAGGAGCAAATAAGCAATTCGCCATTTTAGATGGTGGTATGACAGATCTTATTCGCCCGGCTTTATATCAGGCTTACCATAAAATTGAAAACATAACATCTGAAGAGCCAACGGAAAAATATGATGTTGTAGGTCCAATTTGTGAGTCTTCTGATGTATTTGGCAAGGCACTGGATATTAACAAAGTGAAAAGAGGAGATCTCTTTGCTCTTCGTTCGGCCGGTGCATACGGTGAAATTATGGCTTCTGGTTATAATTGCAGAGCTCTTCCTCAAGGATACACTTCTGATGAGCTAATTTAA
- a CDS encoding glycosyltransferase, with amino-acid sequence MDLFTFNIVEIILLASIGILLIIQIIYYFSLYNQLHVHNKAVSAGDLIYETDLPPISVIISARNESENLRKYLPSILEQDYPNFEVIVINDGSTDESEDVLTILEEQYTNLYHTFTPDGARYISRKKLALTVGIKASKYDWLVFTDADCRPASKEWLRLMARNFTPRTEIVLGYSGYEQNNGWFYRKASFTNLFMSMRFLGFALIDKPYMGIGRNMAYRKELFFKNKGFSSHLNLQRGDDDLFINEVATAYNTKVETSPGAIIRMEPAYGYKSWKEEKVSYLATSHFFHGAQRYLLGFETTSRLLFIATVVGTIAIGIIDKQWVVLGLAILAYILRYIMQIVIINKTTTDLEERKNYLTLPIFDIVLPLDVLKFKLFRTIRGKGDYMRR; translated from the coding sequence ATGGACTTATTTACCTTTAATATAGTCGAGATTATATTATTAGCCTCTATAGGTATATTACTAATTATACAAATAATCTACTATTTCAGTCTATACAACCAATTACATGTTCACAACAAAGCTGTAAGTGCAGGAGATTTAATATACGAAACAGATCTTCCTCCTATCTCTGTAATTATCAGCGCACGTAATGAATCTGAGAATCTCAGGAAATATCTGCCTTCCATTCTGGAACAAGATTATCCTAATTTTGAGGTTATCGTTATTAATGATGGTTCAACCGATGAAAGTGAAGATGTACTGACAATTCTTGAAGAACAATACACCAATTTATATCATACATTTACACCCGATGGTGCCCGTTACATCAGCAGAAAAAAACTGGCACTCACTGTAGGAATTAAGGCTAGTAAGTATGACTGGCTAGTATTTACAGATGCCGATTGCCGTCCGGCTAGCAAGGAGTGGTTAAGACTAATGGCCAGAAATTTCACACCACGCACAGAAATAGTTTTAGGATATAGCGGATATGAGCAAAATAATGGATGGTTCTATAGAAAGGCTTCATTCACTAACCTGTTTATGTCAATGCGCTTTCTAGGATTCGCGCTTATAGATAAGCCATATATGGGTATTGGACGAAATATGGCATACAGAAAAGAGTTATTCTTTAAAAATAAAGGATTCTCATCTCACCTAAACTTACAACGGGGCGACGATGACTTGTTTATAAACGAAGTGGCAACCGCTTACAATACAAAAGTTGAAACTTCTCCGGGTGCTATTATAAGAATGGAACCAGCATATGGATATAAAAGCTGGAAAGAAGAGAAAGTTAGCTATCTGGCAACTTCACACTTTTTCCATGGCGCTCAACGATACTTATTAGGTTTTGAAACAACTTCTCGCCTGCTATTTATCGCTACTGTTGTCGGAACAATTGCAATTGGTATTATTGACAAGCAATGGGTTGTGCTGGGCTTAGCAATCCTGGCGTACATTCTTCGATATATAATGCAGATTGTTATTATCAATAAAACAACCACTGATTTAGAAGAAAGAAAAAATTATCTTACGTTACCAATATTTGATATAGTACTGCCTCTTGATGTATTAAAGTTCAAATTATTCAGAACTATCAGGGGAAAAGGTGATTATATGAGAAGATAA
- a CDS encoding ABC transporter permease, translating to MNLSLFIARRIYSGKEVQKQVSKPAVRIATIGIAIGLAVMIISVGVVIGFKNEIKSKVVGFGSHIQVSNFDSSLSYETRPVVTNDSLIKVLSSIPGIKHVQRYSTKPGMIKTDNAFQGMVLKGVGQEFDPTFFRKNLVEGEVPAFSDSASSNEVLISKSLANKLNLKLGDKIYTYYIQSEVRARRFTIKGIYQTNFSEYDNLFLLTDIRTVNHLNQWEPEQATGMELQITDYDQLDKVAYNVYQHVDKEVDKYGGVYYAQTIEQLNPSVFAWLSLLDMNVWVILFLMVGVAGFTMISGLLIIILERTNMIGILKALGAKNFSIREIFLYFSVFLIGKGMLWGNIVGLLFCFVQSKFHLFRLEPETYYIDHVPVEFNVWLFLLLNAGTFIASVLMLVGPSYLISKINPAKSIQFE from the coding sequence ATGAATCTTTCACTTTTTATAGCTCGAAGAATATATTCTGGTAAAGAGGTTCAGAAGCAAGTCTCAAAGCCAGCTGTGCGCATTGCTACGATTGGCATTGCGATTGGACTGGCTGTAATGATTATTTCTGTAGGAGTAGTTATAGGCTTTAAAAATGAAATTAAAAGTAAAGTAGTAGGGTTTGGTTCGCATATTCAGGTTAGCAACTTCGATTCATCTCTTTCTTACGAAACGCGTCCGGTTGTTACGAATGATAGCTTAATAAAAGTCCTCTCTTCCATACCTGGTATAAAACATGTGCAGAGATATTCTACAAAGCCAGGAATGATAAAGACAGATAATGCTTTTCAGGGAATGGTCTTAAAAGGAGTGGGGCAGGAGTTTGATCCTACATTCTTTCGCAAAAATCTGGTAGAAGGAGAAGTCCCTGCTTTTTCAGATTCAGCTTCATCAAATGAAGTGCTTATCTCTAAATCTTTGGCAAATAAGCTGAACTTAAAGTTAGGCGACAAGATTTATACTTATTATATTCAAAGCGAGGTTCGCGCTCGTAGATTCACTATTAAGGGGATATACCAGACAAATTTCTCCGAATATGATAACCTGTTTCTGCTGACGGATATCAGAACTGTAAACCATTTAAATCAGTGGGAACCCGAACAAGCTACCGGAATGGAGCTTCAGATTACCGACTATGATCAGCTGGATAAAGTGGCATATAATGTGTATCAGCATGTAGATAAAGAAGTTGATAAATATGGTGGTGTTTATTATGCCCAGACCATAGAGCAGCTTAATCCATCTGTTTTTGCCTGGCTTAGTTTGCTTGATATGAATGTATGGGTTATCTTGTTTTTAATGGTTGGTGTAGCCGGATTTACAATGATTTCGGGTTTGCTGATTATCATTCTGGAGAGAACAAATATGATTGGTATTTTGAAAGCGCTTGGTGCCAAGAACTTCAGTATTCGCGAGATATTCCTTTATTTCTCAGTCTTTTTAATAGGCAAAGGTATGCTTTGGGGAAATATAGTAGGATTACTATTTTGTTTTGTTCAGTCAAAATTCCATCTATTCAGGTTAGAACCCGAAACATATTATATTGACCATGTGCCAGTGGAGTTTAATGTCTGGCTGTTCCTTTTATTGAATGCAGGAACATTTATTGCTTCAGTCTTGATGTTAGTTGGGCCTTCTTATCTCATTTCAAAGATTAACCCGGCTAAATCCATCCAATTTGAATAA
- a CDS encoding acyltransferase family protein translates to MKQYDYITLSKAIGIILVVVGHFTSTVYMPAYYSEIKNLIFSFHMPLFMILSGFLFQMSMSRKPDGISLLPFLKKKFLRLMVPYFFISAAIALLNFGLGLFMPVKRTVDWHYLLEILYTNVGGSAVFLWFMYTLFVVFLVSALCTKLKGGITILGILSVILYFIPLPQIFYLSFVHSFIIYFWAGIILFLLTDKQKLRPSLAHSIFAIVILTLAYGRRDFVDTENLKQFLNLICGLSGSYMVICIAHEIQKSSNNWLMSLGKNSAYIYLLHMAGVYSVRMVYEKMGLFTPFTYSIALALAVIAGLVIPVILTKYVINKNKSLTFLMGGK, encoded by the coding sequence ATGAAGCAGTATGATTACATAACGCTTTCTAAAGCTATTGGCATAATATTAGTTGTTGTTGGTCATTTTACTTCCACTGTATACATGCCGGCCTATTACAGCGAAATAAAAAATCTAATTTTTTCATTTCATATGCCTCTATTTATGATATTGTCTGGCTTTCTGTTCCAAATGTCTATGAGCAGGAAACCAGACGGTATTTCGTTACTTCCATTTCTTAAGAAGAAGTTTCTGCGTCTGATGGTTCCTTATTTCTTTATATCTGCAGCAATAGCTCTGCTGAATTTTGGTTTGGGACTCTTTATGCCGGTAAAACGAACGGTAGACTGGCATTATCTTCTTGAAATTCTTTACACAAATGTTGGTGGATCGGCAGTGTTTCTTTGGTTCATGTACACTTTGTTTGTGGTGTTCTTGGTTTCGGCTCTCTGCACGAAATTAAAGGGTGGTATAACTATTTTAGGAATTCTTTCTGTAATTCTCTATTTTATTCCACTTCCACAAATATTCTATTTATCATTTGTCCATTCATTCATTATCTATTTCTGGGCAGGAATAATTCTATTTTTATTGACTGACAAGCAAAAGCTCCGCCCATCATTAGCTCACTCAATTTTTGCAATTGTTATATTGACTTTGGCTTATGGAAGAAGAGATTTTGTTGATACTGAGAATCTTAAACAGTTTTTGAATCTTATTTGTGGTTTATCCGGTAGCTATATGGTTATCTGTATTGCTCACGAAATTCAAAAATCAAGTAACAACTGGTTAATGTCTTTAGGCAAAAATAGCGCTTATATCTATTTACTTCATATGGCCGGAGTTTATTCAGTAAGAATGGTATATGAAAAAATGGGTTTATTTACCCCCTTTACATATTCTATAGCTTTGGCTCTGGCGGTAATAGCAGGTCTTGTTATTCCTGTGATTCTAACAAAATATGTAATTAATAAAAATAAGTCATTAACTTTTTTAATGGGAGGAAAGTAA